In a genomic window of Bemisia tabaci chromosome 1, PGI_BMITA_v3:
- the LOC109043896 gene encoding uncharacterized protein encodes MSSHSHGRGKQEGEFEVTGVSRSGRVRKKSSKLMDFESPEEIERQSRKQHAAENRTPATSKKVTQHVQQEIKRPIFPDLDTGRLTQVKEAHYSETDSEPGMYPAPGDEDPGSSLDSLDSEDDDDMEGGMMIDERGSNDTNTQPQGASLYMLERSKKKKLVVQDGKVVGRAKAERKDKGKSRFTAYMTWAKEVRGDLMKKHPELDFSQTSRKLSDLWKTVPQNEKYVWKKRAKRLADDMLIKEKTKKMIGSNSRKFINKQSNVVAVSSPVTTPKGQQVVHLGQPSVIGKIPVSPPDISRHSRMKGGEGLVQEPVLGTGLYKVVGTQPIDLAAHLRLLGESLNIIGERLKEHEGQIAVSGSYSVLLDSLICALGPLMCLMQQVGETNIIPNDRYAQVLDNIAYIMPGL; translated from the exons GAGAGTTTGAGGTCACTGGAGTCTCCAGATCTGGACGTGTCCGAAAAAAATCTTCGAAGTTGATGGACTTTGAGTCACCAGAAGAAATAGAACGACAATCCAGGAAACAGCACG CTGCAGAAAACAGAACTCCAGCAACCTCAAAAAAAGTCACCCAGCATGTGCAGCAAGAAATCAAACGTCCCATTTTCCCCGATTTG GATACTGGCAGACTAACTCAAGTGAAAGAAGCCCACTACTCAGAAACTGACTCGGAGCCAGGAATGTATCCTGCACCTGGTGATGAGGACCCTGGCTCTAGCCTAGATTCATTAG ACAGTGAAGATGATGACGATATGGAAGGAGGAATGATGATCGATGAGCGAGGATCAAACGATACAAATACTCAACCACAG GGTGCATCCTTATACATGCTCGAAaggtcaaaaaagaaaaagcttgTTGTGCAAGATGGCAAAGTTGTAGGCCGCGCCAAAGCTGAACGAAAAGACAAAGGA AAATCCAGATTCACTGCATATATGACTTGGGCCAAAGAAGTTAGAGGTGACCTCATGAAGAAGCATCCTGAGTTAG ATTTCTCTCAGACAAGCAGAAAACTAAGTGACCTTTGGAAAACCGTtccacaaaatgaaaaatac GTCTGGAAAAAACGAGCTAAGCGGTTGGCTGATGATatgttaatcaaagaaaaaacaaagaaaatgataGGCTCGAATTCCCGGAAGTTTATAAACAAACAATCTAACGTTGTAGCTGTGTCTAGTCCTGTTACCACTCCGAAGGGTCAGCAAGTAGTTCATTTGGGTCAACCATCAGTCATAGGAAAAATTCCTGTTTCTCCACCAGACATTTCAAGACACAG CAGGATGAAGGGTGGAGAAGGTTTAGTCCAAGAGCCTGTCTTGGGGACTGGTCTGTATAAAGTTGTCGGAACTCAGCCTATTGACTTGGCCGCCCACTTGAGGTTACTTGGTGAATCATTGAACATCATCGGTGAACGTTTGAAGGAACATGAG GGGCAAATAGCTGTGTCTGGGAGCTATTCTGTACTATTGGATTCTTTGATTTGTGCGCTAGGACCTCTGATGTGTTTGATGCAGCAAGTTGGAGAAACCAACATCATACCAAATGATAGATATGCTCAAGTATTGGATAATATAGCCTATATAATGCCTGGCCTGTAA